In Streptococcus uberis, a single window of DNA contains:
- a CDS encoding DUF1149 family protein — MQVLREKEFVNQYHYDARNLEWEKENGTPETNFEVTFQLINKDEEKNETVMVSVLQFIIVKEDFVISGVISQMVRIIDRLIEKPSEFTQEEVESLAAPLLNMVQRLTYEVTEIALDQPGVNLEFKS, encoded by the coding sequence ATGCAAGTATTAAGAGAAAAAGAATTTGTTAACCAATATCATTATGATGCTAGAAATTTAGAATGGGAAAAAGAAAATGGTACCCCTGAAACGAATTTCGAAGTTACTTTTCAATTGATTAATAAAGATGAAGAAAAAAATGAGACAGTAATGGTTTCTGTCCTACAATTTATCATTGTCAAAGAAGATTTTGTTATTAGTGGTGTTATTTCTCAAATGGTACGCATTATTGATCGTTTGATTGAAAAACCAAGTGAATTCACACAAGAAGAAGTTGAATCTCTTGCTGCACCATTATTAAATATGGTTCAACGTCTAACATACGAAGTCACAGAAATAGCATTAGATCAACCTGGAGTAAATTTGGAGTTTAAAAGTTAA
- a CDS encoding DegV family protein → MKLAIITDNTTAIPAELSGHKDIFVLNIPVIIENETYYEGINLSLEDFYQMMSQSEDLPKTSQPSLSELDELLTDLSANDYTHVIGLFLAGGISGFWQNIQFLVEEHPDLTIAFPDSKIASVPVGNMIASILNWQKNGLDFEQLLSKLQQKIDGTSAFILVDDLNHLVKGGRLSNGSALIGNLLSIKPILYFDDQGKIVVYEKIRTEKKAMKKMVELLNEQAAKGDFEFSIINANASEKAQQLKEMLVESGMPDTFIESHFSAVVGTHLGSNAVALGFSPIIK, encoded by the coding sequence ATGAAATTAGCAATCATTACTGATAATACAACAGCTATACCGGCGGAATTATCAGGTCACAAAGATATCTTTGTTTTAAATATCCCAGTTATTATTGAAAATGAAACCTACTATGAAGGGATTAATCTAAGTCTCGAAGACTTTTATCAGATGATGTCTCAAAGTGAGGACTTACCTAAAACAAGCCAACCCTCTTTATCAGAGTTAGATGAGTTATTGACAGATTTATCTGCAAATGACTACACTCACGTTATTGGACTCTTTTTAGCGGGCGGTATTTCAGGTTTTTGGCAGAACATCCAATTTCTTGTTGAAGAGCATCCAGATTTAACCATTGCTTTTCCAGATAGTAAAATTGCTTCAGTTCCTGTTGGAAATATGATTGCAAGTATTTTAAACTGGCAAAAGAATGGTCTTGATTTTGAACAATTATTGTCTAAACTCCAACAAAAAATTGATGGCACTTCAGCTTTTATATTGGTTGATGATTTAAATCATTTGGTTAAAGGTGGCCGTTTATCGAATGGTTCTGCTTTAATTGGGAATCTCTTAAGTATCAAGCCAATTCTTTATTTTGATGATCAGGGGAAAATTGTCGTTTACGAGAAAATCAGAACTGAGAAAAAGGCCATGAAAAAAATGGTTGAACTGTTAAATGAGCAGGCTGCAAAGGGTGACTTTGAATTCTCTATTATCAATGCTAATGCCAGTGAAAAAGCTCAACAATTAAAGGAAATGTTAGTCGAAAGTGGGATGCCGGACACCTTCATTGAGTCGCATTTTAGTGCTGTTGTGGGAACACATTTAGGATCAAATGCAGT